From one Bacteroides eggerthii genomic stretch:
- a CDS encoding SDR family NAD(P)-dependent oxidoreductase, whose product MKKAIIIGATSGIGQEVARILVQQGWRIGIAGRREDVLLHMQQAVPGQIEIQCLDVTKNDAALRLNELIDRLGGMDLFLLSSGVGFQNRSLEPEIELNTARTNVEGFIRMVTAAFHHFKKTGGGHIAVISSIAGTKGLGVAPAYSATKRFQNTYIDALAQLSRMQRLNIRFTDIRPGFVATDLLRNGKYPMLMRADKVALCIVRSLERKKRTVIIDRRYRLLVFFWRMIPRWLWERLPIKN is encoded by the coding sequence ATGAAGAAAGCCATTATCATAGGAGCCACCTCAGGCATCGGTCAGGAAGTGGCCCGTATACTTGTACAGCAGGGCTGGCGCATAGGCATTGCAGGCAGACGTGAAGACGTTTTGCTGCATATGCAGCAGGCCGTTCCCGGTCAAATTGAGATACAGTGTCTTGACGTGACAAAGAATGATGCCGCCTTACGCCTCAACGAATTGATAGACCGCTTGGGCGGTATGGACTTGTTTTTACTCAGCTCCGGCGTGGGCTTCCAGAACAGGAGTTTAGAACCGGAAATCGAACTCAACACCGCACGTACCAACGTTGAAGGGTTTATACGAATGGTTACAGCCGCTTTCCACCATTTCAAGAAAACAGGTGGCGGACATATTGCCGTCATCAGTTCCATAGCAGGTACTAAGGGATTGGGAGTAGCCCCTGCCTATTCTGCCACCAAGCGGTTTCAGAACACCTACATCGACGCATTGGCGCAACTGTCCCGGATGCAAAGACTCAATATCCGTTTCACCGACATCCGCCCGGGATTTGTGGCAACAGATCTGCTGCGAAACGGCAAGTACCCAATGCTGATGCGTGCCGACAAAGTGGCGCTATGCATCGTCCGGTCATTGGAACGGAAAAAAAGAACAGTCATAATCGACAGGCGCTATCGTCTGTTGGTATTCTTTTGGCGGATGATTCCGCGTTGGTTGTGGGAACGGTTGCCTATAAAGAATTGA
- a CDS encoding DNRLRE domain-containing protein: MNDMYKRICLLIGIYFIFNIPLSAKSFIISDKNRIEDAPLLDGEFSELNFGGAYLLEVGKMVGIYVEHTAKSLLRFDMQDVKFNQIRSAKVRLYKPNCFIQLFPVEVGLYKVEGKENWEEGMGICELSAKGCSWGKWKDKTYTLIKKQTVSKDEGGWVEFEIPSDLVQDWLEHPESNKGMCIEAIPQKNQWGEHLYFYASEHYSGKGPQLVVEGTGERKLVKTKTNPQNKKKEHGYLAIKENAFNKWLRASKRLANFTFLAEMDRDQAKLFYYYDVIFRRDFLLNRYQIPLGQTFANIDEAVAKNDEARTRTLMKDVRKYLLVWEYLRETDWYTSGPLAEILSPWQLSALFGKGVFGRMEESALEENKKIWVSYDKKGMLENMDKTMRQTKEKLRLPPQVVDIFRQYLEPIENMEHKNLMDFKNDLVEVQRAYAGRLNDITTFNNVKQMHLHHEVFLYYQSIYNTPRWFYFMDNAPIIPYAKWIVNTRRRMYNVEANQKQLNEIRKYLPIK, encoded by the coding sequence ATGAATGATATGTATAAAAGGATATGTTTGTTGATAGGGATTTATTTTATATTTAATATACCACTATCTGCTAAGTCATTTATTATTTCTGATAAAAATCGGATAGAAGATGCCCCTTTGTTAGATGGGGAATTTAGTGAGTTGAACTTTGGAGGAGCATATCTTCTGGAGGTTGGTAAAATGGTGGGAATATACGTGGAACATACGGCAAAGTCGTTGCTTAGGTTTGATATGCAGGATGTGAAATTTAATCAGATACGTTCTGCTAAGGTACGCTTGTATAAACCAAATTGTTTTATTCAATTATTTCCAGTAGAAGTGGGTCTTTATAAAGTTGAGGGAAAAGAAAATTGGGAAGAAGGCATGGGGATTTGTGAGCTATCAGCAAAAGGATGTTCATGGGGTAAATGGAAAGATAAGACATATACGCTTATAAAGAAGCAAACAGTATCAAAAGATGAAGGGGGCTGGGTCGAATTCGAAATTCCCTCTGATTTGGTACAGGATTGGTTGGAACACCCGGAATCAAATAAGGGCATGTGCATTGAAGCGATACCACAAAAAAATCAGTGGGGAGAGCATTTATATTTTTATGCCAGTGAGCATTATTCGGGTAAGGGGCCACAGTTGGTTGTTGAGGGAACGGGTGAAAGGAAGTTAGTCAAAACTAAGACTAATCCACAAAATAAAAAGAAGGAACATGGTTATTTAGCTATAAAAGAGAATGCCTTTAATAAATGGTTAAGAGCATCTAAGCGCTTGGCTAACTTTACTTTTTTAGCTGAAATGGATAGAGATCAAGCCAAATTATTTTATTATTATGATGTCATTTTTCGTAGAGACTTTTTACTGAATCGTTATCAAATACCTTTAGGACAAACTTTTGCTAATATTGATGAGGCTGTGGCTAAAAATGACGAGGCAAGAACGCGTACGTTGATGAAAGATGTACGTAAATATCTTTTGGTTTGGGAGTATTTAAGAGAGACAGACTGGTATACATCAGGGCCTTTAGCAGAAATATTATCTCCCTGGCAGTTATCTGCATTGTTTGGTAAAGGTGTTTTCGGACGTATGGAAGAATCGGCGTTAGAAGAGAATAAAAAGATATGGGTAAGTTATGATAAAAAGGGTATGTTAGAGAATATGGATAAAACCATGCGTCAAACAAAAGAGAAGCTAAGATTACCCCCACAAGTTGTTGATATCTTTCGCCAATATTTAGAACCTATTGAAAACATGGAGCATAAAAACTTAATGGATTTTAAAAATGATTTGGTGGAAGTACAGAGAGCTTATGCAGGTAGACTTAATGATATTACAACTTTCAACAATGTAAAACAGATGCATTTACATCATGAAGTTTTCCTTTATTATCAGTCTATATATAATACTCCGAGGTGGTTTTATTTTATGGATAATGCTCCTATTATACCTTATGCAAAATGGATAGTCAATACTCGTAGGCGAATGTACAATGTGGAGGCTAATCAAAAACAATTGAATGAGATTCGGAAGTATTTGCCTATAAAATAA
- a CDS encoding lytic transglycosylase domain-containing protein translates to MRRNTRYIILTATVALCTGVSLPFLLGSSVLNTEQQSVKSEVPYCVTSPTVPSQISFAGQDVDLLRYDHRERMDRELMSFTYMHSTTMLTIKRANRYFPVIEPILKANGIPDDFKYLAVIESALNPLAKSPAGAAGLWQFMSGTGREFGLEVNSNIDERYHVEKETRAACKYLKEAYAKYGNWLCVAAAYNAGQGRISTQLQKQMVSQAADLWLVEETSRYMFRLLAAKAVISNPQRYGFLLKREHLYPAIPYTEVTVTTGIDNLAQFAKNKGITYAQLKDANPWLRDTSLMNKSGRTYILKIPTQAGMHYDPKKTVPYNKNWVIN, encoded by the coding sequence ATGAGAAGAAATACCAGATATATAATACTCACAGCCACTGTCGCCTTGTGTACAGGCGTTTCACTACCTTTCCTCCTCGGAAGCAGCGTGCTGAATACGGAGCAGCAATCAGTAAAATCAGAAGTGCCCTATTGCGTCACCTCTCCCACCGTACCCTCCCAAATCTCTTTTGCCGGACAGGACGTAGACCTTCTGCGTTACGACCACCGCGAACGCATGGACCGCGAGCTGATGTCGTTCACCTATATGCACTCCACCACAATGCTCACCATAAAACGGGCAAACCGCTACTTTCCCGTCATAGAGCCTATATTGAAAGCAAACGGCATACCGGATGATTTCAAATATCTTGCCGTAATAGAAAGCGCCCTTAATCCTCTTGCCAAGTCGCCCGCCGGCGCAGCCGGACTGTGGCAGTTTATGTCCGGTACGGGACGCGAATTCGGTCTGGAGGTGAACAGCAATATTGACGAACGCTACCACGTGGAGAAAGAAACAAGAGCTGCCTGTAAATATCTGAAAGAAGCATATGCCAAATACGGCAACTGGCTCTGCGTGGCAGCTGCCTACAATGCCGGACAAGGACGCATCTCCACACAATTGCAAAAGCAAATGGTCAGTCAGGCCGCCGACTTGTGGCTGGTAGAAGAAACCTCCCGCTACATGTTCCGTCTGCTGGCAGCCAAGGCCGTCATCAGCAATCCCCAACGATACGGCTTCCTGCTGAAACGGGAACACCTCTACCCGGCCATCCCCTATACGGAAGTAACAGTTACCACAGGCATCGACAATCTGGCACAATTCGCCAAGAACAAGGGCATCACTTATGCCCAACTGAAAGATGCCAACCCCTGGCTGCGCGACACTTCATTGATGAATAAGAGCGGACGCACCTACATACTGAAGATACCAACCCAAGCCGGAATGCACTACGATCCGAAAAAGACCGTACCTTATAATAAGAACTGGGTAATCAATTAA
- a CDS encoding glycoside hydrolase family 105 protein: MKKQLIFSMLFIGSSLCAANPFSGSMKKGDVEKVCNAVAKWQIVNHEQVKHNQLDWTNGTLYRGMTEWGKTSGNQDCYNFVNEIGEKHNWNVWDRVYHADDICVGQAFIEMYRKMGDRRMLQPTLERAFYVASHPSKAPLLKIDAIGKDERWSWSDALFMAPPVYAALYQITGEKIYLDYMDSEYKACVDSLYDKEEHLFYRDCKRIPLREKNGKKQFWGRGNGWVFGGLPLIIDNLPIGCASRNYYISLFVEMAESVKATQCKGGDWRTSLLDPDSYDMPENSCSAFMCYGIAWGIRNGYLPKKTYGKVLEKGWRSLVSAVHADGKLGYIQPVGAAPKAAGYDATDVYGVGAFLLVGSEIIKGL, from the coding sequence ATGAAGAAACAGCTTATATTTTCAATGCTTTTCATAGGAAGTTCTTTATGTGCGGCAAATCCTTTCTCGGGTAGTATGAAGAAAGGTGATGTAGAAAAAGTTTGTAATGCAGTTGCCAAATGGCAGATTGTTAACCATGAACAGGTGAAGCATAATCAGCTCGACTGGACTAACGGTACTTTATATCGTGGGATGACAGAATGGGGTAAAACATCTGGTAATCAGGATTGCTATAATTTTGTCAATGAAATAGGGGAGAAGCATAATTGGAATGTGTGGGATCGTGTTTATCATGCCGATGATATTTGTGTGGGGCAGGCTTTCATTGAAATGTATCGCAAGATGGGAGACAGGCGCATGTTGCAACCCACGCTTGAACGTGCATTTTATGTAGCCAGTCATCCTTCCAAGGCTCCTTTGCTAAAAATCGATGCAATTGGCAAGGATGAACGCTGGTCATGGTCGGATGCTTTATTTATGGCTCCTCCAGTGTATGCTGCATTATATCAGATAACGGGCGAAAAGATTTATTTGGATTATATGGATAGCGAATACAAAGCATGCGTGGATTCGCTTTATGATAAGGAGGAACATTTGTTTTATCGTGATTGCAAGCGCATTCCTTTGAGAGAAAAGAATGGTAAAAAACAGTTTTGGGGAAGAGGTAACGGATGGGTATTTGGAGGACTTCCTTTGATTATTGATAATTTGCCAATAGGATGTGCCAGCCGTAACTATTACATCAGTCTGTTTGTTGAAATGGCAGAATCAGTGAAAGCTACTCAATGTAAAGGAGGTGATTGGCGTACGAGCCTTTTAGATCCGGATTCTTATGATATGCCTGAAAATAGTTGTTCTGCTTTCATGTGCTATGGGATAGCCTGGGGAATAAGGAATGGTTATTTGCCGAAGAAAACTTATGGTAAGGTTTTAGAAAAAGGTTGGAGATCACTTGTAAGCGCAGTGCATGCCGATGGTAAATTGGGGTATATCCAACCGGTAGGTGCAGCTCCCAAAGCTGCGGGATATGATGCGACCGATGTATATGGTGTAGGAGCATTCTTGCTCGTAGGAAGTGAAATAATAAAGGGATTGTAG
- a CDS encoding TIGR03915 family putative DNA repair protein yields MNVFLYDNTFEGLLTSVFEAYSRRTFPDALIVEGEPLPLFHDEVFTVISDEKKARRVWRGLQKKLSQSALACLAQCWLAEEPETAPLLFRYIRKAIDAPRSIETNFADADVLEFSRMWKRVDWERMRMMQFIRFQKAADGTYFAAVEPEKNALPLVTEHFKDRFADQRWLIYDIKRAYGYYYDLREVWQVTFGEDSREGHLVTGMLDESLMDKDEKLFQQLWKTYFKAICIKERMNPRKHRQDMPVRYWKYLTEKQQ; encoded by the coding sequence ATGAATGTCTTTCTATACGATAATACCTTTGAGGGATTGCTGACTTCCGTTTTTGAAGCCTATTCCCGCCGCACATTTCCAGATGCTTTGATAGTAGAGGGAGAGCCGCTTCCGTTGTTTCACGACGAGGTGTTTACGGTGATTTCCGATGAGAAGAAAGCCCGGCGCGTCTGGCGTGGATTGCAAAAGAAACTCTCACAGTCCGCTTTGGCTTGTCTGGCTCAATGTTGGCTGGCGGAAGAACCGGAAACCGCTCCGCTCTTGTTCCGCTATATCCGCAAGGCGATAGATGCGCCCCGTTCCATTGAAACGAACTTTGCCGATGCCGATGTCTTGGAGTTTTCGCGCATGTGGAAGCGGGTGGACTGGGAACGGATGCGCATGATGCAATTCATCCGCTTCCAAAAGGCGGCAGACGGGACTTACTTTGCCGCCGTAGAGCCGGAGAAAAATGCGCTCCCTTTAGTGACAGAGCACTTTAAAGACCGCTTTGCCGACCAGCGCTGGCTGATTTATGACATCAAGCGGGCATACGGGTATTACTACGATTTGAGGGAAGTATGGCAAGTGACATTCGGCGAAGATAGTCGTGAGGGGCACCTTGTCACGGGGATGCTTGATGAGAGCCTTATGGATAAGGATGAAAAACTTTTCCAGCAACTCTGGAAAACCTATTTCAAGGCTATTTGTATCAAGGAGAGGATGAATCCGCGCAAGCACAGGCAGGATATGCCCGTGCGCTATTGGAAGTATCTGACGGAGAAGCAGCAATAA
- a CDS encoding putative DNA modification/repair radical SAM protein, protein MDENVLNKLKILVESAKYDVSCSSSGTVRSNKKGMVGNTVGGWGICHSFAEDGRCISLLKVMLTNYCIYDCAYCINRRSNDLPRATLSVSELVDLTMEFYRRNYIEGLFLSSGVVRNPDYTMERLVRVAKDLRTVHRFNGYIHLKSIPGASCELVMEAGLYTDRLSVNVEIPKEESLKRLAPEKDHQSVFAPMRYIQQGVLESAEECKKYRYAPRFAPAGQSTQMIVGATTDTDKDILYLSSSLYKEPTMRRVYYSGYISVNTYDKRLPVLKQPPLVRENRLYQADWLLRFYQFKVDEIVDDAYPDLDLEIDPKLSWALRHPEQFPVDINKADYEMILRVPGIGVKSARLIVASRRFSKLGFYELKKIGVVMKKAQYFITCSELPIRTVNEMTPQRVRSLLIQKTKKQVDERQLLLDFQEE, encoded by the coding sequence ATGGATGAAAACGTATTAAATAAGTTGAAGATACTTGTAGAATCGGCAAAGTATGACGTCTCCTGTTCTTCCAGTGGTACTGTGCGCTCCAATAAAAAGGGCATGGTGGGGAATACTGTGGGCGGCTGGGGCATCTGCCATAGCTTTGCCGAGGACGGGCGCTGCATTTCGCTGCTGAAGGTGATGCTGACGAACTACTGCATTTACGATTGTGCCTACTGCATTAACCGCCGTTCTAATGACTTGCCCCGAGCCACTCTTTCCGTGAGCGAACTGGTGGATCTTACTATGGAGTTCTACCGCCGCAACTATATCGAAGGTTTGTTTCTTAGCAGCGGCGTGGTGCGTAATCCCGATTATACTATGGAACGCTTGGTGCGCGTCGCCAAAGACCTGCGCACGGTGCACCGTTTCAATGGTTATATCCACCTGAAAAGTATTCCCGGCGCCAGCTGCGAACTCGTGATGGAAGCTGGGCTTTATACCGACCGTCTCAGCGTCAACGTGGAAATCCCGAAAGAAGAGAGCTTGAAACGTCTCGCCCCGGAGAAAGACCACCAGAGTGTATTCGCCCCGATGCGCTACATACAACAAGGTGTACTGGAGAGTGCGGAAGAATGCAAGAAGTATCGCTATGCTCCCCGTTTTGCTCCGGCAGGACAAAGCACGCAGATGATTGTAGGCGCTACCACCGATACGGATAAGGATATACTTTATCTATCGTCTTCCTTGTATAAAGAGCCTACCATGCGGCGTGTCTATTACTCTGGTTATATCTCGGTGAACACTTACGATAAGCGGCTGCCTGTTTTGAAACAGCCACCTCTGGTTCGCGAAAACCGGCTCTATCAAGCTGATTGGCTGTTGCGTTTCTACCAGTTCAAGGTAGACGAGATAGTGGATGACGCTTATCCCGACCTCGACTTGGAGATAGACCCTAAGTTGTCGTGGGCGTTGCGCCACCCCGAACAGTTTCCTGTGGATATAAACAAGGCGGATTATGAAATGATACTCCGCGTGCCCGGTATCGGGGTGAAGTCCGCTCGGCTGATTGTGGCGTCTCGTCGCTTCTCTAAGTTGGGTTTCTATGAGTTGAAGAAGATAGGGGTGGTGATGAAAAAAGCGCAGTATTTCATCACTTGCAGTGAACTGCCCATACGTACGGTGAACGAAATGACGCCACAAAGAGTGCGCAGCCTTTTAATACAAAAAACTAAAAAACAAGTGGACGAACGGCAGTTATTGCTTGATTTCCAAGAAGAATGA